The following coding sequences lie in one Metallumcola ferriviriculae genomic window:
- a CDS encoding DUF3488 and transglutaminase-like domain-containing protein, translating into MRTNKIITHIALIAALVVFLAGAFKPFTGLSWLIFALFSTCYYIFAVYTLTSRVRIFLSITSLGWLFLVYRVMVLGITDTVSFAVAFCWGLSYLMAAQFHKGDFWAVVMTGTTVLLLEQAVFSVNLWFVVVLFVFLLLLAQSLRKHNTALIALSFAILISLPLLLLLWLPRNDEVVPPVALDQVVKYDGSEKNPISDSRQELEQPLFMVKSSSPAYWRGKVFDYFDGGSWTSTLDIREAIQPQFANQLAADTVEQEITLFANAKFLPAAYQVNSLEVPGAAIDSAGSVIKDIEAPFTYRAVSTVPSLPGNLKDDSFTMTKEKFLQIPEGISPEIGILAEKVSKDGADRWEKAMLISNYLTENFRYNTQAKFSEEDLIGEFLFSKKEGYCVQYASSFVIMARSVGIPARWVLGFTPGIFDKEQQAYFVYGRNAHTWAEVFVSGSGWLPVEATPGFAMPGLTPVEETVNNYNLGNGIYLTVIVVVILVLTLFIFRIYQNALRKRRNSSGPTLRQYKRTGLYGEMVVWLAGRGLAPKSHETPREYAGRAGSIRPGFKNVLASAAEQFSAKRYGNKETKDIDCQNEQQLRREWDNLRQNSPKK; encoded by the coding sequence ATGCGCACAAATAAAATTATTACCCACATCGCGTTAATTGCAGCGCTGGTTGTTTTTTTAGCCGGCGCTTTTAAACCTTTTACGGGATTATCCTGGTTGATATTTGCATTGTTCAGTACCTGTTATTATATTTTCGCAGTATACACTCTTACATCCAGGGTGCGGATATTCCTCAGTATTACTTCGCTAGGGTGGCTTTTTTTAGTTTACCGTGTTATGGTGTTGGGAATTACTGACACGGTTAGTTTCGCGGTTGCTTTCTGTTGGGGTTTGTCTTATCTTATGGCTGCTCAGTTCCATAAAGGGGATTTTTGGGCGGTGGTTATGACCGGCACTACTGTGTTATTATTGGAACAAGCAGTATTTTCGGTGAATCTCTGGTTTGTTGTGGTACTTTTTGTTTTTTTATTACTGCTAGCCCAGAGTTTAAGAAAACATAATACTGCCCTGATTGCTTTGAGTTTCGCTATTTTAATATCGTTACCTTTGTTACTACTTCTATGGCTGCCTCGGAATGATGAAGTGGTGCCGCCGGTAGCCTTGGATCAGGTGGTTAAATATGATGGCAGTGAAAAAAATCCTATCTCGGACAGCCGCCAGGAGCTTGAGCAGCCATTATTTATGGTGAAGAGCAGCTCACCTGCGTACTGGCGGGGGAAGGTATTTGACTATTTTGACGGTGGTAGCTGGACATCAACGTTAGACATTAGAGAGGCCATTCAGCCACAATTTGCCAATCAGCTGGCAGCTGATACAGTGGAGCAGGAAATAACACTTTTTGCGAATGCAAAATTTTTACCGGCAGCTTATCAAGTTAATAGTTTAGAGGTACCCGGAGCGGCTATTGACAGCGCTGGGTCAGTGATTAAGGATATTGAAGCGCCCTTTACTTATCGCGCAGTGTCCACAGTACCGTCATTGCCGGGAAACCTGAAGGATGATAGTTTTACCATGACAAAGGAAAAATTTCTTCAGATTCCTGAGGGAATTTCTCCCGAGATAGGGATCCTGGCAGAAAAGGTAAGCAAAGATGGTGCTGACCGCTGGGAAAAGGCGATGTTGATTAGTAATTATCTAACAGAAAACTTTCGCTATAACACCCAGGCTAAGTTTAGTGAGGAAGATTTGATCGGGGAGTTTCTTTTTTCAAAAAAAGAGGGTTATTGCGTGCAATATGCGTCAAGCTTCGTTATAATGGCCCGTAGCGTGGGTATTCCTGCGCGTTGGGTCTTGGGTTTTACACCAGGTATTTTTGATAAGGAACAGCAGGCATATTTTGTCTACGGTCGTAATGCCCATACATGGGCGGAAGTGTTTGTGTCCGGCAGCGGGTGGCTACCCGTGGAAGCTACCCCGGGGTTCGCTATGCCAGGGTTAACTCCAGTTGAAGAAACTGTAAATAATTATAACCTGGGAAATGGCATTTATTTAACTGTGATTGTGGTAGTTATCCTTGTGTTAACATTATTTATTTTTAGAATTTATCAAAATGCGCTTCGAAAACGTAGGAACAGCTCTGGCCCAACCCTGCGGCAATATAAGCGGACCGGGCTATATGGAGAAATGGTTGTTTGGCTAGCCGGTCGAGGGCTGGCACCTAAAAGCCATGAAACGCCTAGGGAATATGCCGGCCGGGCAGGTAGCATTAGACCTGGATTTAAGAATGTATTGGCCTCAGCTGCCGAACAATTTAGTGCGAAGCGTTACGGTAATAAGGAAACTAAAGATATCGACTGCCAAAACGAGCAACAGCTGCGGCGTGAATGGGATAATTTGCGACAAAATTCACCAAAAAAATAG
- a CDS encoding AAA family ATPase: MDNELHTKLEAVLKNINKVLVGRNDAAKMVLAAVVARGHVLLEDKPGVGKTMLAKALSRSIGCKFSRIQFNADILPGDITGVDIYTQEGEFKFVPGPIMSNLVLVDEINRGNPRAQSGLLEAMEEKQVTVGEESYQLNEPFCVIATQNPLDLAGTFPLAEGLLDRFMVTVSLGYPDISQELNMLDLWQGSNPLDEVEQVIDAKEVIAAQEAVTKIYVEQSVKEYMVKLVQKLRHDNQLRVGLSPRATLDVYQLSRAWALLHGRSYTLPDDVKAVASEALSHRLFLKDELAFGGVQAKYLVEEALTLITVPVVG, encoded by the coding sequence ATGGATAACGAATTGCATACAAAATTAGAAGCGGTATTAAAAAATATAAACAAGGTGCTTGTGGGCAGAAATGATGCTGCCAAAATGGTCTTGGCAGCAGTTGTGGCTCGCGGTCATGTCTTGTTGGAGGACAAGCCAGGTGTGGGAAAAACCATGCTCGCCAAGGCGTTGTCCCGGTCGATAGGATGCAAGTTTTCCCGTATCCAATTCAATGCAGATATTTTGCCCGGTGATATTACCGGCGTAGATATTTACACCCAGGAGGGTGAATTTAAGTTTGTACCCGGGCCAATTATGTCTAATTTGGTACTGGTGGATGAGATTAATCGCGGTAATCCCCGAGCCCAGTCCGGGTTGCTGGAAGCCATGGAAGAAAAACAGGTGACGGTAGGTGAAGAAAGTTATCAATTGAACGAGCCATTTTGCGTTATTGCTACCCAAAACCCATTAGATCTGGCAGGTACATTTCCTCTTGCTGAAGGATTGTTGGACAGGTTTATGGTGACAGTTTCGCTGGGTTACCCTGATATTTCACAGGAACTGAATATGCTGGATTTATGGCAAGGCAGTAATCCCTTGGACGAAGTAGAACAGGTGATAGATGCCAAAGAGGTTATTGCGGCACAAGAGGCGGTCACGAAAATATATGTGGAACAAAGTGTTAAGGAGTATATGGTGAAACTGGTCCAAAAATTGAGACACGATAATCAATTGAGGGTAGGACTCAGCCCGCGGGCCACATTGGATGTTTACCAACTTTCTCGGGCTTGGGCCCTGCTTCATGGGCGCAGCTATACCCTGCCGGATGATGTTAAAGCAGTTGCATCAGAGGCGCTCTCCCACCGCTTATTCTTAAAAGATGAGTTGGCATTTGGCGGGGTTCAGGCTAAGTATTTGGTGGAAGAGGCACTTACCTTGATAACTGTACCGGTGGTAGGTTAA
- a CDS encoding sigma-54 interaction domain-containing protein, with amino-acid sequence MSRLQQVKENGQKVAEAIATVLKVDVEIVDLDLVRVAGTGKIRNDVGSRLRRGLINKHVIKTSKPVFIKDAGHHSICNSCPLEGDCYYMASIVYPIKVNNAEVIGAMSLIAFDEEQKRTLCSAPNNHLEFIGRMADLIGSKVAEREMVAEKIVMANQLQALVDSVHEGVLALDQEGVITHFNKSAEKMFGIKKKEVIGKNLQHLIPSVPLLDVMHGGKGFSSREIYFNFQNKQLHFVSTARPIKAEDKRIVGVVASFRDFSETQQLAYQIVNRQNSIGFNSIIGQGKSIQQVKEKAKKIAGSNSTVLIVGESGTGKEVFARAIHTASPHSHKPFIAINCGAIPEPLLESELFGYDEGAFTGARRGGKPGKIELASGGTLFLDEIGNMSLYLQAKLLRVLQEKQIERVGGTKVIPVDIRIIAATNSDLRSMVEKGQFREDLYYRLNVIPLEIPPLRERKDDILLLLDYFSRRYSKLMDKKIRGLTHSAQEICLKYPWPGNVRELINAIEYAINLEEGTHITPESLPPRMREDTNKREVFKKSAHGENKVPTLAELEREAIVRALEEYGWTEEGKQQAADALGISRATIYRKIQKYHLNGNNSEF; translated from the coding sequence ATGTCTAGGTTACAGCAGGTTAAAGAAAACGGACAAAAGGTGGCTGAAGCCATTGCCACGGTCTTGAAGGTAGATGTGGAAATTGTGGACCTAGACTTGGTAAGGGTAGCGGGGACTGGGAAAATTAGAAACGATGTAGGGTCTCGTCTGCGCAGGGGGCTTATTAATAAACATGTAATTAAAACCAGTAAACCGGTATTTATCAAGGACGCCGGGCATCATAGTATCTGTAATTCCTGTCCGCTTGAAGGGGACTGTTATTATATGGCCTCTATCGTGTACCCTATCAAGGTAAATAATGCTGAGGTCATCGGCGCCATGAGCCTGATCGCTTTTGATGAGGAACAGAAGCGAACACTTTGTTCCGCGCCCAATAATCATTTGGAATTCATCGGTCGGATGGCTGACCTGATTGGCAGTAAAGTAGCGGAACGGGAAATGGTAGCTGAAAAAATTGTTATGGCTAACCAACTGCAAGCCCTGGTGGATTCGGTGCACGAGGGTGTTTTAGCGTTGGACCAGGAGGGGGTAATTACCCACTTCAACAAATCAGCAGAAAAAATGTTTGGTATCAAAAAGAAAGAAGTTATTGGCAAGAATTTGCAGCATCTCATTCCGTCCGTGCCATTATTGGATGTTATGCATGGGGGTAAGGGCTTTTCTTCCAGGGAAATATATTTTAACTTCCAAAATAAGCAGCTGCATTTTGTTAGCACCGCTAGGCCGATTAAGGCAGAGGATAAGCGGATAGTAGGTGTGGTGGCATCTTTTAGAGATTTTAGCGAAACTCAACAACTTGCATACCAAATCGTAAACCGGCAAAACAGCATCGGTTTCAATAGTATAATCGGGCAGGGTAAGTCCATCCAACAGGTCAAGGAAAAAGCAAAGAAAATTGCCGGCAGCAATTCTACGGTGCTGATAGTTGGGGAAAGTGGTACGGGGAAAGAAGTGTTTGCCCGGGCAATTCATACTGCCAGTCCACACAGTCATAAACCATTTATTGCCATCAACTGCGGCGCTATTCCGGAACCGCTGCTAGAAAGTGAACTTTTTGGTTATGATGAAGGTGCCTTCACCGGAGCAAGGCGTGGCGGAAAGCCTGGGAAAATTGAGCTGGCTAGCGGCGGCACTCTGTTTTTAGATGAAATAGGCAATATGTCTCTTTACCTTCAAGCAAAGTTGCTGCGGGTACTACAGGAAAAACAGATTGAACGGGTAGGCGGAACAAAAGTTATTCCCGTGGACATTCGTATTATCGCTGCTACTAACAGTGATTTACGCAGCATGGTGGAGAAGGGGCAGTTCCGGGAGGATTTGTATTATCGACTTAATGTCATACCGTTGGAAATACCGCCGCTGCGAGAGAGAAAGGATGACATCCTGCTGCTCTTAGACTATTTTTCTCGTCGATACAGTAAATTAATGGATAAGAAGATAAGAGGATTGACCCATTCAGCGCAGGAGATTTGTCTTAAGTATCCTTGGCCGGGGAATGTTCGAGAACTGATAAATGCCATAGAATACGCGATAAACCTGGAGGAGGGAACTCATATTACTCCTGAGAGTTTACCGCCGCGGATGCGGGAAGATACCAACAAACGAGAAGTTTTCAAGAAGAGTGCCCATGGGGAAAACAAAGTACCGACCTTGGCTGAATTGGAACGGGAAGCCATTGTACGTGCTTTAGAAGAATACGGTTGGACGGAAGAAGGTAAGCAGCAGGCGGCCGATGCATTGGGTATTTCTCGGGCAACAATTTATCGAAAGATACAGAAGTATCACCTAAATGGAAATAACAGTGAATTCTAA
- a CDS encoding 2-oxoacid:acceptor oxidoreductase family protein, with protein sequence MQNAQEIRLSGSGGQGLILGGIILAEAAIKDGLNTVQTQSYGPEARGGASKAEVIICQGDIDYPKVTEPGVMLAMTQEACDKYISTLRKEGLLIIDSTFVERIPETGAKVYSLPITKLAKEEMGKTLVANIIALGAVVGITGVVTREAVTEAVLARVPKGTEELNKKALALGFEHAARAIEKTAVRKVVAG encoded by the coding sequence ATGCAAAATGCTCAAGAAATAAGATTAAGCGGTTCTGGGGGTCAAGGTTTAATTCTAGGAGGGATTATTTTAGCTGAGGCAGCAATTAAGGATGGTTTGAATACTGTCCAGACCCAAAGCTATGGTCCCGAAGCACGAGGTGGTGCCAGTAAGGCTGAGGTAATTATTTGCCAGGGTGATATTGATTACCCTAAAGTTACTGAGCCGGGAGTTATGCTGGCTATGACCCAGGAAGCATGCGATAAATATATATCAACTTTGAGAAAAGAGGGATTATTAATAATAGATAGCACTTTTGTGGAGCGTATCCCGGAAACCGGGGCAAAGGTTTATTCTCTGCCTATCACCAAATTAGCAAAGGAAGAGATGGGTAAAACCCTAGTTGCTAATATTATCGCTTTAGGCGCTGTCGTAGGTATTACAGGTGTAGTAACCAGGGAAGCGGTAACTGAGGCGGTATTGGCCCGGGTTCCCAAAGGGACTGAAGAACTGAATAAAAAAGCCCTGGCGCTCGGATTTGAGCATGCTGCCAGAGCAATCGAAAAAACTGCAGTTAGAAAAGTTGTAGCTGGATAA
- a CDS encoding 2-oxoacid:ferredoxin oxidoreductase subunit beta: MFSQIEEYYRLEKLPHIWCPGCGHGIILGAMTRAIKELGYDQNKTVVVSGIGCSSRASGYLDFNTLHTTHGRALAFSTGIKMARPELKVFVVMGDGDCTAIGGNHFIHAARRNIDLTAIVFNNNIYGMTGGQYSPMTPQAKKATTAPYGTIERSFDLSQLAIASGATFVGRGTAYHAKLLTQLIAKGARNKGFSVVEAISQCPTSYGRKNKPGDPAEMIKLQKQQAVKVSAAARLTEEQMQGKFTIGVLHDTPAPEYTETYEQVIRRAQAKA, encoded by the coding sequence ATGTTTTCCCAAATTGAGGAATACTATCGTTTAGAAAAACTGCCTCATATCTGGTGTCCCGGTTGTGGACACGGTATCATATTAGGTGCTATGACCCGGGCGATTAAGGAATTGGGTTACGATCAGAATAAGACCGTAGTGGTTTCCGGTATCGGCTGCTCATCACGGGCTTCGGGATATTTGGATTTTAATACTCTGCATACGACCCATGGGCGTGCACTTGCTTTTTCAACGGGAATTAAGATGGCCAGACCCGAGTTGAAGGTATTTGTGGTGATGGGGGACGGCGATTGCACCGCTATCGGCGGCAACCATTTCATACATGCCGCTAGGAGAAATATTGACTTAACGGCAATTGTCTTTAACAATAACATCTATGGTATGACCGGTGGGCAATATTCGCCCATGACACCGCAAGCTAAAAAGGCAACCACTGCACCATATGGTACTATTGAGCGGTCTTTTGATTTGTCTCAACTAGCCATTGCATCCGGAGCTACTTTTGTTGGCCGGGGTACGGCTTATCATGCTAAACTGCTCACGCAATTGATTGCTAAAGGAGCTAGAAACAAGGGCTTTTCCGTAGTCGAGGCAATCAGTCAATGTCCAACATCTTATGGTAGAAAAAATAAGCCGGGCGACCCGGCGGAGATGATTAAACTGCAGAAGCAGCAGGCCGTTAAAGTAAGTGCGGCTGCCAGGTTAACCGAGGAGCAAATGCAGGGTAAGTTTACCATCGGTGTATTGCATGATACACCAGCGCCGGAATACACCGAAACTTATGAGCAAGTTATCCGGCGAGCTCAGGCAAAAGCTTAA
- a CDS encoding 2-oxoacid:acceptor oxidoreductase subunit alpha, which yields MTEVKDLGVLMQGNEACAAGALAAGAKFFAGYPITPSTEVAEILAAELPKVGGKFIQMEDEIAGMAAVIGASLAGLKSITATSGPGFSLKQENLGFAIMTEVPCVVLNVQRGGPSTGVPTAPAQGDVMQARWGTHGDHPIITLAPASVKETFEATVKAFNLSEKFRIPVILLMDEVIGHMRERVQLPRAEEIEVVERKKPDVGPESYYAYKDDETGVPPMANFGDGYRYHVTGLVHDETGFPSNNPERIKKFLDRLHNKLADNADEIIMVDETEMEDAEIVIFAYGSVGRSAKKAVKELRKKGIKAGLFRPITIWPFPVERLKQRLGGVKALVVPEMNMGQLVGEVERVAAGKVPVIPLNRYDGELITPAEIVAKVQEVL from the coding sequence ATGACTGAGGTAAAAGACTTGGGCGTATTGATGCAAGGAAATGAAGCTTGTGCCGCAGGGGCATTGGCAGCTGGGGCAAAGTTCTTTGCCGGCTACCCGATCACTCCATCTACTGAAGTAGCCGAAATCTTAGCCGCCGAATTACCTAAGGTTGGTGGTAAATTTATTCAAATGGAAGATGAAATCGCCGGTATGGCAGCAGTAATTGGTGCTTCGCTGGCGGGACTTAAATCTATCACCGCTACCAGCGGCCCGGGCTTTTCTTTAAAGCAGGAAAATTTAGGATTTGCCATCATGACAGAAGTGCCATGCGTGGTATTGAATGTGCAGCGGGGTGGACCCAGCACAGGGGTACCGACTGCGCCGGCTCAGGGCGATGTGATGCAGGCTCGTTGGGGTACACACGGTGACCACCCCATCATTACTCTAGCTCCGGCATCGGTAAAGGAAACTTTTGAAGCTACAGTAAAAGCATTTAATTTATCGGAAAAATTCCGCATTCCGGTAATCCTGTTAATGGATGAGGTGATTGGCCATATGCGGGAGCGGGTGCAGCTGCCGCGGGCAGAAGAGATAGAAGTTGTTGAACGCAAAAAACCCGATGTAGGCCCTGAAAGCTATTATGCTTATAAAGATGATGAAACTGGCGTGCCGCCCATGGCTAACTTCGGGGATGGCTACCGTTATCATGTTACCGGCTTGGTCCACGATGAAACCGGTTTCCCCAGTAACAACCCTGAACGAATTAAGAAATTTTTGGATCGATTGCATAATAAACTTGCTGATAATGCTGACGAGATTATAATGGTGGATGAAACAGAGATGGAAGACGCAGAAATAGTAATATTTGCTTACGGCAGTGTCGGCCGGTCCGCTAAAAAAGCGGTGAAGGAATTAAGGAAAAAGGGAATTAAGGCTGGTTTATTCAGACCCATTACCATTTGGCCTTTTCCTGTAGAACGGTTAAAACAGCGCTTGGGCGGAGTGAAAGCATTGGTTGTCCCTGAGATGAACATGGGCCAGTTGGTGGGCGAAGTTGAAAGGGTAGCCGCCGGCAAAGTACCGGTAATTCCTTTGAACCGTTATGATGGAGAACTGATTACACCCGCAGAGATAGTAGCTAAAGTGCAGGAGGTGTTATAA
- a CDS encoding 4Fe-4S binding protein encodes MARTISPLEPTEIKVKKNWCKACGICIALCPQQVLKADERGKVVVSYPEKCIGCGICETHCPDYAISVEVGSND; translated from the coding sequence ATGGCAAGAACAATATCCCCATTAGAACCAACTGAAATAAAGGTGAAAAAAAATTGGTGTAAGGCATGCGGCATCTGCATAGCCCTTTGCCCCCAGCAAGTGTTAAAGGCTGATGAACGGGGCAAGGTAGTGGTTTCCTATCCGGAAAAATGTATCGGCTGTGGGATTTGTGAAACCCATTGTCCCGATTATGCTATCAGCGTGGAGGTGGGCAGCAATGACTGA
- the groL gene encoding chaperonin GroEL (60 kDa chaperone family; promotes refolding of misfolded polypeptides especially under stressful conditions; forms two stacked rings of heptamers to form a barrel-shaped 14mer; ends can be capped by GroES; misfolded proteins enter the barrel where they are refolded when GroES binds), with protein sequence MAKQIVFREEARHALERGVNALAEAVKVTLGPKGRNVVLEKKFGSPTITNDGVTIAREIELEDPLENMGAQLVKEVATKTNDVAGDGTTTATLLAQAIIREGLKNVAAGANPMVLKKGIQKAVEKAVEELKSVSKPIESKEAIGQVASISANDAEIGHLIAEAMEKVGKDGVITVEESQSIGTSLDVVEGMQFDRGYISPYMATDTEKMEAVLEEPYVLITDKKISAVNDILPVLEKVVQSGKALVIIAEDVDGEALPTLVVNKLRGTFTAVAVKAPGFGDRRKAMLQDIAVLTGGEVISEELGLKLENTTLEMLGRARQITISKEDTTIVEGRGSGDEIEKRIAQIRRQHEESTSEFDKEKLQERLAKLAGGVAVIGVGAATETEMKEKKLRIEDALAATRAAVEEGIVSGGGTAFIDILPSLDGIVLEGDEMTGVNIIKKALEEPIRQIAANAGAEGSVIVEKVKAGDRGVGFNAMTGQYEDMIVAGIVDPAKVTRSALQHAASIASMLLTTETLIADIPDENDNAMGGMPGGGMPPMM encoded by the coding sequence TTGGCTAAACAGATTGTTTTCCGTGAGGAAGCTCGTCACGCCTTAGAGCGGGGCGTAAATGCACTTGCAGAAGCAGTAAAGGTTACTCTTGGTCCCAAGGGTAGAAATGTTGTTTTAGAAAAGAAATTCGGTTCTCCCACTATCACTAATGATGGTGTCACTATTGCTCGGGAGATTGAACTAGAGGATCCCTTAGAGAATATGGGAGCGCAGCTTGTCAAAGAAGTTGCTACTAAAACTAATGATGTTGCCGGTGACGGTACTACTACTGCTACTTTATTGGCGCAGGCTATTATCAGAGAAGGTCTGAAGAATGTGGCTGCCGGTGCAAACCCGATGGTCTTGAAAAAAGGTATCCAGAAAGCTGTAGAAAAAGCAGTCGAGGAATTGAAATCCGTCAGCAAACCTATTGAAAGCAAGGAAGCTATCGGTCAAGTAGCATCCATTTCCGCAAATGATGCTGAAATCGGTCATTTGATTGCTGAAGCGATGGAAAAAGTAGGAAAAGACGGAGTTATTACTGTTGAAGAATCCCAGAGTATTGGTACTTCATTAGATGTGGTTGAAGGTATGCAGTTTGACCGGGGTTACATATCTCCTTATATGGCAACTGATACTGAAAAAATGGAAGCTGTGCTTGAAGAACCGTATGTTTTGATTACCGATAAGAAGATTTCTGCTGTTAACGATATCTTGCCGGTACTGGAGAAAGTTGTTCAATCCGGTAAGGCATTGGTTATTATTGCTGAAGACGTAGACGGCGAAGCATTGCCTACTTTGGTAGTTAACAAGCTGAGAGGCACCTTTACTGCCGTGGCCGTGAAGGCTCCCGGTTTCGGTGATCGCAGAAAAGCAATGCTGCAGGATATCGCCGTGTTAACCGGTGGTGAAGTGATTTCCGAAGAACTTGGCTTGAAGCTAGAAAACACTACTTTAGAGATGCTGGGCCGTGCTCGTCAGATAACTATCAGTAAAGAAGATACTACCATCGTGGAAGGCCGCGGTTCTGGCGATGAAATTGAAAAGCGTATTGCTCAAATTCGCCGTCAGCATGAAGAGTCTACTTCGGAGTTCGACAAGGAGAAACTGCAGGAGCGTCTTGCGAAATTGGCGGGCGGGGTAGCTGTTATCGGTGTTGGTGCCGCCACAGAGACTGAAATGAAAGAGAAGAAGCTGCGTATTGAGGACGCTTTAGCCGCTACTCGTGCCGCAGTAGAAGAAGGTATCGTGTCCGGCGGTGGCACAGCTTTTATTGATATCTTACCTTCCTTGGATGGCATTGTACTTGAAGGTGACGAGATGACCGGCGTAAACATTATTAAGAAAGCTTTGGAAGAGCCGATACGTCAAATTGCAGCTAACGCTGGTGCCGAAGGATCTGTGATTGTAGAAAAAGTCAAGGCTGGCGACAGGGGTGTTGGTTTTAACGCTATGACCGGCCAATATGAAGATATGATTGTTGCCGGAATTGTTGACCCTGCCAAGGTTACCCGTTCTGCACTGCAGCACGCAGCAAGTATCGCATCCATGCTGCTGACGACTGAAACTTTAATTGCGGACATTCCGGATGAAAACGATAATGCTATGGGCGGAATGCCCGGCGGCGGAATGCCACCAATGATGTAA
- the groES gene encoding co-chaperone GroES, whose translation MNIKPLGDKVVIKVLESEEKTVSGIVLPDTAKEKPQEGEVVAVGSGRVLENGEKVALEVKEGDKVIYSKYTGTEVKLDGKEYLILAGEHILAKVQ comes from the coding sequence ATGAACATCAAGCCATTAGGTGACAAAGTAGTGATTAAGGTGTTAGAATCTGAGGAGAAAACGGTCAGTGGTATCGTTTTGCCGGATACTGCCAAGGAAAAGCCTCAGGAAGGCGAAGTTGTTGCAGTAGGCAGCGGTCGTGTGCTGGAAAATGGTGAAAAGGTAGCCTTGGAGGTTAAAGAAGGCGACAAGGTAATCTACTCCAAGTATACGGGCACTGAGGTAAAGCTGGATGGCAAGGAATACTTAATTTTGGCTGGAGAACACATATTAGCAAAAGTTCAATAA
- a CDS encoding MogA/MoaB family molybdenum cofactor biosynthesis protein, whose protein sequence is MIKVGIITASDKGSRGEREDKSAPVIKDMARQIGGEVIHYVIVPDEQTELVRSMKYCADVLKLDLVFTTGGTGMSPRDITPEATMSIVERLVPGIPEAMRMRSLAVTDRAMLSRAVAGIRAETLIINLPGSPKAVKECLDVILPPLKHGIEILRGDTGECGSNI, encoded by the coding sequence ATGATTAAGGTTGGCATCATTACCGCAAGTGACAAGGGTTCCCGGGGGGAAAGAGAAGATAAGAGCGCGCCGGTAATTAAAGATATGGCCAGACAGATAGGCGGGGAAGTAATTCATTACGTTATTGTCCCTGATGAGCAGACTGAATTGGTAAGGTCAATGAAGTATTGCGCTGATGTACTTAAGCTTGATTTGGTTTTTACCACCGGGGGCACCGGTATGAGCCCTCGGGACATAACCCCCGAAGCAACCATGAGTATAGTTGAAAGGTTAGTACCGGGGATCCCGGAAGCGATGCGTATGCGTAGTTTGGCGGTTACCGACAGGGCTATGCTTTCTAGAGCGGTTGCGGGCATCCGCGCCGAGACATTGATTATTAATCTGCCGGGGAGTCCCAAAGCGGTAAAGGAATGTTTGGATGTGATTCTACCGCCGTTAAAACATGGAATAGAGATTCTGCGAGGTGACACTGGAGAATGTGGTAGTAATATATAA
- a CDS encoding MOSC domain-containing protein, with protein MGKIIAVCTSEKKGERKKNVGEAAFQVNHGIVGDAHAGDWHRQVSLLAVESIKKMQDKGLDVGPGDFAENITTEGIKVAKLPVGTKVRLGDEVLCEVTQIGKVCHDRCAIYYQAGDCVMPKEGIFVKVLEDGKVRVGDGLVVVKDD; from the coding sequence GTGGGGAAAATAATAGCGGTGTGTACCAGTGAAAAGAAAGGTGAACGTAAGAAAAATGTAGGGGAAGCGGCTTTTCAGGTTAATCACGGCATAGTGGGGGATGCCCACGCCGGCGATTGGCATAGGCAGGTAAGCCTTTTGGCTGTGGAAAGTATTAAAAAGATGCAGGACAAGGGATTGGATGTAGGCCCTGGGGATTTTGCGGAAAACATCACTACCGAAGGCATAAAAGTAGCAAAATTGCCGGTGGGGACCAAGGTGAGATTAGGAGATGAAGTGCTCTGTGAGGTGACCCAAATAGGCAAGGTCTGCCATGACCGCTGCGCTATTTATTATCAGGCGGGTGACTGTGTTATGCCTAAAGAGGGGATATTTGTCAAAGTGCTTGAAGATGGGAAAGTCAGGGTAGGCGATGGATTGGTGGTGGTGAAGGATGATTAA